In Prunus dulcis chromosome 2, ALMONDv2, whole genome shotgun sequence, a single genomic region encodes these proteins:
- the LOC117618297 gene encoding putative UDP-rhamnose:rhamnosyltransferase 1 — MGESLHVVMLPWSAFGHMMPFFQLSIALAKAEVHVSYISTPKNIQRLPKISPDLQPFIHLVSIPFPALASGFLPEGAEATVDIPFEKMDNFKIAYDLLQQPIKQFIGDQLPDWIIVDFSAHWAVEIGKEFGVPLVYFSAFCAATCVFLTSLENISKANTDHDVLSSPESLTSPRDFGTFRSTIAYRKHEAVDIYAGFYELNDSGISDSDRHNKILLACQAVAVRSCNEFEGEYLEAYKNKTGQLVIPTGLLPPEQPSAKREISSDGSPNNVIFDWLDKQKPKSVVFVGFGSECKLSKEQVFEIAHGLGLSELPFLWALRKPNWANSEADALPPGFVERTSEKGLVCLGWVPQMEILGHPSVGGSLFHSGWGSVIETLQFGHVLVVLPFIIDQPLNARLLVEKDLAVEVKRTEDGSFCKDDIAKTLRHAMVAEEGEKLRSNARKAAKVFGDHKLHQDHYLGQFVHYLKNNVPRRSF, encoded by the coding sequence ATGGGGGAAAGCCTTCATGTAGTGATGCTTCCATGGTCTGCCTTTGGCCACATGATGCCTTTTTTCCAGCTTTCCATAGCCTTGGCAAAAGCCGAAGTTCATGTCTCCTACATCTCCACCCCAAAAAACATCCAAAGGCTCCCCAAAATCTCACCTGATTTGCAACCCTTTATACATCTAGTCTCCATCCCATTTCCTGCTTTGGCTTCTGGGTTCTTGCCAGAAGGTGCTGAGGCAACTGTGGACATACCCTTTGAGAAAATGGACAACTTCAAGATTGCATATGACCTCCTGCAACAACCCATCAAGCAGTTCATTGGGGATCAATTACCTGATTGGATAATAGTTGATTTTTCTGCTCACTGGGCGGTAGAGATTGGCAAGGAGTTTGGTGTTCCACTTGTCTACTTCTCTGCTTTCTGTGCAGCTACATGTGTTTTCCTTACTTCATTAGAAAATATCTCCAAAGCTAATACAGATCATGATGTTCTGTCATCACCAGAAAGCCTCACATCACCGCGGGATTTCGGGACTTTTCGGTCAACGATAGCATATCGGAAGCATGAGGCAGTTGATATATACGCAGGCTTTTATGAACTAAATGATTCTGGGATAAGTGATTCTGACAGGCATAACAAGATTTTATTAGCATGTCAAGCTGTAGCAGTGCGCAGTTGCAATGAGTTTGAAGGAGAATACTTAGAGGCATACAAGAACAAAACTGGACAGCTTGTGATTCCCACAGGTTTGCTTCCACCAGAGCAACCATCTGCCAAAAGAGAAATCAGTTCTGATGGGTCACCAAACAATGTGATATTTGATTGGCTTGATAAACAAAAACCCAAGTCAGTTGTGTTTGTTGGGTTTGGATCTGAGTGTAAGCTGAGCAAGGAACAAGTCTTTGAGATTGCTCATGGGCTTGGGCTATCAGAGCTTCCATTTCTCTGGGCACTTAGAAAACCCAACTGGGCTAACAGTGAAGCTGATGCTTTGCCTCCTGGTTTTGTTGAGCGCACATCAGAGAAAGGGCTTGTTTGCTTGGGATGGGTGCCCCAGATGGAAATTTTGGGGCACCCATCAGTTGGGGGGTCTCTGTTTCACTCTGGATGGGGCTCTGTAATTGAAACTCTGCAATTTGGGCATGTTCTTGTTGTTTTGCCATTCATTATTGATCAGCCTTTGAATGCAAGGCTTCTGGTGGAGAAGGATCTGGCTGTTGAAGTAAAACGCACAGAAGATGGGTCGTTTTGCAAAGATGATATAGCCAAAACACTGAGACATGCAATGGTGGCAGAGGAAGGAGAGAAACTAAGAAGCAATGCAAGGAAAGCTGCCAAAGTTTTTGGAGATCACAAGCTGCACCAAGACCACTACCTTGGCCAATTTGTCCATTACCTTAAAAATAATGTCCCAAGAAGGTCATTTTAG
- the LOC117618298 gene encoding soyasaponin III rhamnosyltransferase-like, with protein sequence MGLLPPGSEATVDVPFEKIDQLKFAYDHLQQPIKLFTGDQLPDWLILDFAPHWAVEIGQEYGVPLVFFSVFSAATMSILGSPEHLSGADNRNHVLPSHQQAKFLAMRSCNEFEGEYLEVCQKINGKPVIPTGFLPPEKPSAKREISSDDGSSNNVIFDWLDKQKPKSVVFVGFGSECKLSKEQVFEIAHGLELSELPFLWALRKLNWANSEADALPPGFVERTSDKGLVCLGWVPQMEILGHPSVGGSLFHSGWGSVIETLQIGHVLVVLPFIIDQPLNARLLVEKDLAVEVKRTEDGSFCKDDIAKTLRHAMVAEEGEKLRNNARKAAKVFGDHKLHQDDLGQFVHYLKNNVTRRSF encoded by the exons atgg GCCTCTTGCCACCTGGTTCAGAGGCAACTGTGGACGTcccttttgaaaaaattgaccAATTGAAGTTTGCATATGATCACCTGCAACAACCCATTAAGCTGTTCACTGGGGATCAGTTGCCTGATTGGCTAATACTTGATTTTGCTCCTCATTGGGCGGTGGAGATTGGCCAAGAGTATGGTGTTCCACTTGtgttcttctctgttttctctGCTGCTACCATGTCCATTCTAGGCTCACCAGAACATCTCTCTGGTGCTGATAACAGAAACCATGTTCTTCCATCACATCAGCAAGCCAAGTTTTTGGCCATGCGCAGTTGCAATGAGTTTGAAGGAGAATATTTAGAGGTGTGCCAGAAAATCAATGG CAAGCCTGTGATTCCTACAGGTTTCCTTCCACCAGAGAAACCATCtgcaaaaagagaaataagTTCTGATGATGGGTCATCAAACAATGTGATCTTTGACTGGCTTGATAAACAAAAACCCAAGTCAGTTGTGTTTGTTGGGTTTGGATCTGAGTGTAAGCTGAGCAAAGAACAGGTCTTTGAGATTGCTCATGGGCTTGAGCTATCAGAGCTTCCATTTCTCTGGGCACTTAGAAAACTCAACTGGGCTAACAGTGAAGCTGATGCTTTGCCTCCTGGTTTTGTTGAGCGCACATCAGATAAAGGGCTTGTTTGCTTGGGATGGGTGCCCCAGATGGAAATTTTGGGGCACCCATCAGTTGGGGGGTCTCTGTTTCACTCTGGATGGGGCTCTGTAATTGAAACTCTGCAAATTGGGCATGTTCTTGTTGTTTTGCCATTCATTATTGATCAGCCTTTGAATGCAAGGCTTCTGGTGGAGAAGGATCTGGCTGTTGAAGTAAAACGCACAGAAGATGGGTCGTTTTGCAAAGATGATATAGCTAAAACACTGAGACATGCAATGGTGGCAGAGGAAGGAGAGAAGCTAAGAAACAATGCAAGGAAAGCTGCCAAAGTTTTTGGAGATCACAAGCTGCACCAAGATGACCTTGGCCAATTTGTCCATTACCTTAAAAATAATGTCACAAGAAGGTCATTTTAG